From the Lactuca sativa cultivar Salinas chromosome 9, Lsat_Salinas_v11, whole genome shotgun sequence genome, the window GAAGTTAGGGATTGACTCGATCGCAACCTCTGAAAACCCTAGGGTTTTAGGAAATGAGAATGGTCGCAGCCTCTGAAGCTGAAGCTCACCTGAGGGTCGTTTGATGGAGCCAGGAGGGTCGAGAGACGGCGTGGTCGGTGCTAAGGCTTGTGTTCTGTTCATCTTGAAACCGCCAtcgtcttctttcttcttctgatTCAATCGGTCAGCAACACACGAAGGAGGAATAAGGACTCCGGTCTTCTGCCTTTGTCTGATTGAGAAGAGGGACCCGATTGGAAGCAGCAACAGATTGAGGGGGATGTCTTTTTACCAACAACAATGCAATACCGGTGGCAATCATCAAGTCTCTGAATCAAGAATCATCAGCTACGACATCCATGTTCAAGAATCAATAATCATCACCAGAAAAgtccaagttcaagaaatcaaaaaccaaaaaaaGTTTTAGGATTACTTCTCTATAACTCAAGAGTCTTCAGTTATGTCATCGATTCAATATCAAATCTAAATAGAGTCAAAGCTCTGTCATTTGTTTAGTGTTGAGGAAATTGGACAATGGTGATATCAGATGTGGTAGCTGCCGCCGATTTGGAGGTTGGAGGTGAAGTTCTAAAAATTTCCTAGGTTAGGTTAAAGAAGATGATTTTGTTACAGGTTCTGGGTTTGAAGATTCCCacaaattttatgattttgttacaggttctaggtttgaagataccCATAAATTTTACCGATTTTGTTCATGGTTAATCTGGAGATTAAATATGAAGTTTTGAAAAATCCTAAAGAGTTTATTGATTTCATTTGGTGATTGGATATGAACATCTTAGACGATCAACTGCAGATTTTGATTtgttagagagaaagagagaaatttaatttaatttttttttttaaatctgaaaATCAGGAAAACAATTAACAAAAAAGAGAAAATCATATTAAAAACGGTAAATTcgtcattttgaaaaaaatcgTAATAGATTGGACCAAACaaacaacaaaatgaaaactttggaccagtggtgctagtccaaatttttttggaccaaagtgacaattttgagcaaaccacagggaccatttgtgcagtttagttatatatatatatatatatatatatatatatatatatatatatatatatatatatatatatatatatatatatatatatatatatatatatatatatatatatatatatatatatatatatatatatatgtgggagGATGTcttttaactttaaaaaataaCATCTAAATCTTTTTGTTTAAACAGTCCGTTgaacttcaaaaatcaaaatcctTTTGAACTTTAAAATCAAATCTCAATCATCCTTTATTCTTAAGAAATGAtgtaaaataaaagttttaatacAGATTAAAGCTATCATTAAAAGACAGACTTGCCCTTAAACCATTCCCAAATTCTCAACAAACGCCATCAATGTTCTCAAGGATTTTGAGTAAGGCCGAAAAAAACTGCCCGCCGTAGAATGTTCAACGGGATCAGTTTCGGAAAGCCATTAAAACAGGACAGTAAATTTTTTATTCAAAGTCCAGAAAATTAGGCAGAAATGAGAAATCAATTTACTGCAAATTACATcataatttaacattttaaaatctacATATGCAGTTAGGGTTCTATGAAAAACTCTACAAAAAGCATCAACAAacctgaaaataaaataaaataaacaataaCAAAAGACTACATAACAACCCTAATGTTTCCGAATTTACCTGTAACAATTCCTTCCACTTGTTCTTGAATTTGAGAGCAAACAGAATAAATGTCAAGCTTCATGATTTGGACAAAAACTCAGAAAGTATGCAGACGAGTCTTCATCGATTTGGTTTATGGAATGCGAGAAATCCTAAAAATTTCTAAGGCAGAGGATTCTTCCTCGGCCTACCTCTTTTTTTAGGGACGGTAGCTCCGGCAGTTGGAGTTGGCTGTTTCTGTAGAGTCGGTTTCGGAGGTTGAACTTGAACCGGAACGGGAACGGGAACGGGAGCCGGGGCAGGGGCAGGGGCCGGTGCCGGAGCCGAAACTGGAACTGGAGGCGGAGGCGTCGGAGCCGGCGCCGGCGCAACAAAAGCCTCACCAGGTTCCGCCAGGGGCACGGTGCTGCCGTTTGGCAAGCTATCAGCCGACGGCCAAGCTTTGGCGTTCGTCGGGAACATCGGCGGCATCCAATTCGGAATGGTAAGGGTTTTTGCCTTGTCGGAGTTCGACATCGCAAACCCCATCGGAAAATACCCCCAACAGCAGTAGTACGCTTCCTTCCCTGGGATGCTCGGCGGCAATGACGACTGTGGTATCGCAACGGCCTGAAACGCTCGCTTACAACTCTGGCACCTCAGGCAGCACCCGTCGTAAATTTTAGGGTACTCGTATAAATTATAACAGTACGGACACGCCGTCCAAATGTTCGCTTCCTTTTGATTCGACGTCACCGTCGCCGTCGCCCCAGCTTGATTCGCAGCCGCTCCAACGTCGGCTGGATTACGCCTCACAGGAATCTTTTCTCGCTGAATCGGGTTGTTCTGGTTCTGGTTCTggttctctttctctctctgatTCTTCATCGAAACAAGATCCACCTTCGAGAACGCAAACGATTCGTTATCGTACGCCGATTTCCTCGAAGAATCCGACAACAAAGCCCAAGCATCCGCTACGAGCTTGAACGCTGTGTCGGCGAAGGGAAACTTATTCTTATCTGGGTGCAGAAGGAGGGCAAGGCGGCGATACTGCCTTTTAATGAGATCATCGTCGTTACGGCGACTCTCAAGTTGAAGGATGCCGTACCAGTCAGGATGGTTGTTGATCCGTTTGTCGGCGGCGATGAGTACATCAACAACGGCCAAGATCTGGTCGGAACCGTCGAGTAAGGGTTCAGTTTCTTGAGCTAGAAGAGCGAAATCTCGACAACCGTTTAGATCTTTGCCTTGTAAGAGTTTCTCTGCGATTCCCAGCAACCGCTCGGCTTCAGCTTTGCTCGTCGATTGCATCTCTGCGATTGAAAAAGGGTTTCGCTGAACGGAGACAGAAAACGACGGAGGGGGAGATGAGTGTAGTagatgttttttatttatttatttgttttctttttagttttatttcaTTTAGTGGGTTAAATGTTTACATTGTATTCTCATTCCAAAATAATCATTTTTTCTTTAAAGTAGTAATTTATAATCTAAAATATAATGTAACAAAGGTTTATCATAATATTCACAAAAATACTgatgatatttaaaaaaattaattttatttattatattccaAAATATAgtaaatatttattaattttttggaGACCACATATATTATCACTAAACTAGTAGCTTATTTCGGGCTTTGCacaaattgtttatttttaaaacaaaaatggGACCAAAAGTGTCGAAATCAACAAAATCTAGGGACCATTTATTTAAATTAAGTCAATTCCGTTACAAAAAtctttaaattatataaaaaaacaaaaataggaTCAAAAGTAGAAGTTCAACAAAATAAAATGATCTTTTATGTAAATTAAGCCAATTCGGGGAACATTTATTTAAATTAAGCCAATTTCATCACAAAAAAAtccttaatatatataaaaaaataaaaaacaaaaaatcctatatattatacactagtttataacccgtgggaaccacggttataaaattaattaaacttttatagtaaaaactcaaaactattaatcacttattttaaataaattattaattaagagatgtttttattagttatatgaaattataattgttgattcaaataaatatataaaattaatttttaatatatattagacattttttatttgtgaactaataaaaacaataatataaaattaaaatttaaaatttaaaatttaaaatagagaataaGTATATTGACAAATATGAAAAAGGAAAATAatgatgaataaaaaaaattaatgcaaTGCAATATGCACAAAATTACATGCAACGGGATTAATGCATGGATGGatgcccctccccaagcttaaaatataGCATCGTCCTCCATGCTTGGAGAGAGGCATAGTTGGCCTATTGAGAGTCGGATGGTGGAGGATGGTAGCTAGGTTGGGAATGGGTCAAAAACAGTCACAGATGCATACCAATTGAATTTTTAAGTAAAATATGAACGACTAAAGATATGGAAAGAATTTACCAAATCGTTCTTGGAGCCTTGCAATTGTGGTGAgaacctcctcttcatcctcccTAAGCTATCCGTGAAGTATTTTTGGAGCCGGAGATTCATTTTCTAGGCATAAAAAATAAGTTAAAACCATTTGggacataaaaaaattaaaatttaccaaagactaaaaagttttaaaagaaaGGACAAAAATAaccccgggttgcctcccggttagcTGCCCTTGTTTTAAGTCGTTGGCTCAACTTGGCCCCTAAATGTGCTTTTTTCTAAGTAGGCGGACCTTTACAACACATTAACCTTCTCACTACTTCCTTCAATTGAAAACTTATCTTCTACCTGACTTTTTTTTAAAGCACCTGCTCACAAAaatctaggcataaacaattagtaacaccgtgtccccggcaacggcgccaatttgttaggcgtgtcaaacccaacaaataaagggtactaatgactccttaaacacTACTACTTTGTACTAGAAATGTAATACAAggtaagtagggtcgatccacagagacacggaacAAATGTTTATACCCTTTTGCGGAAGGTACAATAATGGTCACATAAATGGGGGGTTGGTATGCAATGatttaaacaaaagaataaagcaataagtaaatgatcaattaaatgaaacaaatttaggatttgtgagaactccaactctatgcaagacaaattagcaatgtgattccatgGATGAcaagatattttttttaattctatctaagttggtacttgaaagtgttaacaagctctaacacttcccattcaccacaataattaaccaaaacaagctctttgattaatcctaaccttactaacctaatctaaacaagctcttagaattggaTTGAAAGGTTGCtttaagctttatgtgaatgttcccaacaacactcaatactcctcacaagctcaggagcgtaagaatgtgtgaaaagatttacactaatttcattcaatagaaatcagattagtgcttgttacctagtctaatttacaaaacaattacggattttgcaattagataacttgaatgatctaaccctaattcaaatggccaataagaatcacaattagaatcaaacattcgattgaaacaaaatcaagttcactagatagaaaattgaaagaaaacatcaagtcatatgactGAAATCACATCCAAAtgtcaagacataaagttggagaatttagggttctagccactcatggctagaacaagatcacaaatctagaaaatgaaattaaagttcttacaaaatgaaatcaaatgttcccaagtgttaatcaacttCAAAATCCTCAAGAAATTCGCCTTCTCTACTCCAAAAGTCGACCCCCTCAAGAAAAAATCGGTTCCCCCCtttaagaatggtgaaaaactgctttaaaacccacgtttacgtttacacggcccgcgtaaattAACACTGTCATTTACATGGCCCGCGTAAACACAAACATATACTGCGCAGAAatctacgtttacacggcccgcgtaaacgcaaggcttgcatttacacggccgtgtaaatctctATAAAGCCAAAATGttcatttctttgatatcttgctCCTCGGTGCTTCGCAAGTCCTGAAATTTTGTCTACAACTCTTATTTACCTCCTCCAACAATATCCTacctccaaaagtccctgaaatatcacaaaagtatgtgaatgaaattgcctcatgaaaaatcccgaaaaatttgcaaaatgcatgagtttaaacctaaatgcaatgcacttttatggaataaagctacaaaatgggtgcataaaatgcacctaacatatatatatatatatatatatatatatatatatatatatatatatatatatatatataataacaaattcttgaaccatcaattgaagaataaaaaaaattacattaattattatagaatacgggtaacaattgctaagaattacatttattgttaaagaataaaactaaaaaaactttcaaatcaagaaagaaaacatcaaaatctaacaaagacactaatacattctaaaaaaaataatgttgctaagaatcactttcaattttgtggtccgtttttcaagcatcaacttctgtgaatACAAAACCAAATTGTAATTTAGAATCCAATAATGCATtagcaaatgaaaaataaaaaactaaattcaTTTGGAAAAATATGCAGACTTGTGAATTGCACCAAAACCAATAATCAAGAATTGTAGAACATGCATAAATCAGTGAGAAAATATTtcatattccattccaacagaatttgtaacaccccaaaacctgaacggcagaaatgttccgtggcggaggacgtcatgtatagtatcacaacaatgcaaagtagtaaataagtaacaacatcatccattgcattaataatataatttcatacaagtgtgttccttaaatagtaataagacaccaaaaatgaatatccaaaataaaagacaagtcttgactgTGCTCCGCCTTCTCAAAATCTGTCATCggcacctgtctactgatgacctgagaatacaagttattttgaaagagaggatcaacatttaagttgttgagttcataagtatttagtgtcaatgtttgtataagttcgatgaaaatgtttgtaaatgtgtaatgtaaatgtttgtatatgtttgaaaactcctagaaaatcatatattttctactagtataaaaaggtagtattctaccaagacccgactgttttgtatgatTGTTTCTCTGTAAAAGTGAATGCTTTTCCcaaatatgactatcattaccaaaatatagttttatattaccctttatgtgagaagatcacaatttgaatataatgggaaaatgtatgtgtactgcagtattatttgtattaactactgaagtaataactaccttaaaaccaatggtttaattaaggcaaaatgtgataagattgttaccatactaaactgactataacacgacgatgaaagacgtcggaagaaatgacatttgacacccgtagacttgcaaatcccactgtagcgaacagcaagggt encodes:
- the LOC111883668 gene encoding uncharacterized protein LOC111883668; the protein is MQSTSKAEAERLLGIAEKLLQGKDLNGCRDFALLAQETEPLLDGSDQILAVVDVLIAADKRINNHPDWYGILQLESRRNDDDLIKRQYRRLALLLHPDKNKFPFADTAFKLVADAWALLSDSSRKSAYDNESFAFSKVDLVSMKNQREKENQNQNQNNPIQREKIPVRRNPADVGAAANQAGATATVTSNQKEANIWTACPYCYNLYEYPKIYDGCCLRCQSCKRAFQAVAIPQSSLPPSIPGKEAYYCCWGYFPMGFAMSNSDKAKTLTIPNWMPPMFPTNAKAWPSADSLPNGSTVPLAEPGEAFVAPAPAPTPPPPVPVSAPAPAPAPAPAPVPVPVPVQVQPPKPTLQKQPTPTAGATVPKKRGRPRKNPLP